One part of the Rutidosis leptorrhynchoides isolate AG116_Rl617_1_P2 chromosome 1, CSIRO_AGI_Rlap_v1, whole genome shotgun sequence genome encodes these proteins:
- the LOC139895552 gene encoding putative F-box protein At1g30920 has protein sequence MADNIPIEIQVEIIKHLPVKSLIRCTLLSKLFNSIIKSSSFVTEHSFRHNHQHHLLARYETVSDDNELQQNHVSIIDNDNFPKNKCPITVPETFKGYESGQSWVLIPKVVGFGVCNGSSDPKLVRIGRYGNRFTSNSVNWDAEIYTASSGVWRTVPSDKPRKSVTLENVHETINGIIYWLARDYSSETGNELDKQMIITFDLTSEKIGEVYLPNSLAHPFTDLYLSKRMESLAVISDYYEEGNQQVCDVWIMKHAVLNSFEKIYTFKAPKGSSDRVIGFRKNGEPILLRLAPSKGDRFEVYNPSSHQFSDLEVSGNHDIVEVVTVSSFKETLLLIDQPNTILINDDTKVDVADNDGNDNDDAATAASVLMDMHRGLKLKHSIFMIILQYPYMKQLFLRSSVDVRIATFW, from the exons ATGGCTGATAACATACCGATCGAGATTCAAGTTGAAATCATAAAACATCTTCCGGTTAAATCATTGATTCGATGCACATTGCTTTCAAAGCTattcaattccatcattaagagcTCTTCATTCGTCACCGAACACAGCTTCCGCCACAATCATCAGCATCATCTACTTGCACGGTACGAGACAGTTAGCGATGATAACGAATTACAACAAAATCATGTTTcgattattgataatgataactttCCCAAAAACAAGTGTCCTATTACTGTTCCTGAGACTTTTAAAGGATATGAGTCAGGGCAATCGTGGGTACTCA TACCTAAGGTGGTTGGTTTTGGAGTTTGTAATGGAAGTAGTGACCCTAAACTTGTCAGAATTGGGAGATATGGTAATCGTTTCACTTCTAATTCCGTTAATTGGGACGCAGAGATTTATACTGCAAGTTCAGGGGTTTGGAGAACTGTACCTAGCGATAAGCCTCGTAAATCGGTTACATTGGAAAATGTTCACGAGACTATAAATGGGATTATTTACTGGCTTGCTCGTGATTATAGTAGTGAAACAGGGAATGAACTTGATAAACAAATGATTATTACATTTGATCTGACAAGTGAAAAAATTGGAGAAGTATACCTACCTAATAGTTTAGCACATCCTTTCACAGACTTGTACCTCTCCAAACGAATGGAGTCACTTGCTGTGATTAGTGATTATTACGAAGAGGGAAATCAACAAGTTTGTGATGTATGGATAATGAAGCATGCTGTTCTAAACTCTTTTGAAAAAATTTATACTTTTAAGGCACCAAAGGGTTCAAGTGATAGAGTAATAGGATTTAGAAAGAATGGCGAACCTATATTGTTAAGGTTAGCACCATCCAAAGGAGACAGATTTGAAGTTTACAATCCGTCTTCACATCAGTTTAGTGATCTTGAGGTTTCTGGAAACCATGATATTGTGGAGGTAGTCACCGTGAGCTCCTTCAAGGAAACGTTACTTCTGATTGATCAACCAAATACTATCCTCATTAATGACGACACCAAAGTTGATGTTGCTGATAATGATggcaatgataatgatgatgccgCCACTGCTGCTTCTGTGTTGATGGACATGCACCGAG GATTAAAGTTAAAACACTCGATTTTTATGATCATTTTACAATATCCATATATGAAGCAGCTTTTCCTTAGATCAAGT GTGGATGTTAGGATTGCTACATTTTGGTGA